A stretch of Canis lupus familiaris isolate Mischka breed German Shepherd chromosome 11, alternate assembly UU_Cfam_GSD_1.0, whole genome shotgun sequence DNA encodes these proteins:
- the LOC100685666 gene encoding glyceraldehyde-3-phosphate dehydrogenase-like isoform X1 — translation MVKDGVSTFVCIGRLVTRAAFNSGKVDIVTIDDPFTDLNHMVYMFHDSTHSKFHGMVKAENGKLVINGKSISIFQEQDPANIKWGDAVESTGFFTTMEKAGAHLKGRAKRVIISAPSADVPMFVMGVHHEKYDNSLKIVSNASCTTNCLAPLAKVIHDHFSLVEGLMTTVHAITATQRLDGSSGKLWREGRGASQNIIPASTGATKAVGKVIPELNRKLTGIAFRVPTPNVSVVDLTCRLEKAAKYDDITFFSSNVKNSEEKTCNCQMQS, via the exons ATGGTGAAGGACGGAGTGAGCACATTTGTCTGTATTGGgcgcctggtcaccagggctgcttttaactctggcaaagtggatattgtcaCCATCGATGACCCCTTCACTGACCTCAACCACATGGTGTACATGTTTCATGATTCTACCCACAGCAAATTCCATGGCATGGTCAAGGCTGAGAAtgggaaacttgtcatcaacgggaagtccatctccatcttccaggagcaagATCCtgccaacatcaaatggggtgatgctgtggagtccactgggttcttcaccaccatggagaaggctggggctcacttgaagggcagggccaagagggtcatcatctctgctccttctgctgatgtgcccatgtttgtgatgggcgtgCACCATGAGAAGTATGACAATTCCCTCAAGATTGTCAGtaatgcctcctgcaccaccaactgcttggctcctctggccaaagtcatccatgaccacttcAGCCTTgtggagggcctcatgaccaccgtccatgccatcactgccacccaaaGACTGGATGgttcctctgggaagctgtggcgtGAAGGCCGAGGGGCTtcccagaacatcatccctgcttccactggcgccaccaaggctgtgggcaaggtcatccctgagctgaacaggaagctcactggcatagccttccgtgtccccacccccaatgtgTCAGTTGTGGATTTGACCTGccgcctggagaaagctgccaaatatgacgacatca CATTCTTTTCTTCCAATGTTAAAAACAGTGAAGAGAAAACCTGTAATTGTCAGATGCAGTCATAA